One Primulina huaijiensis isolate GDHJ02 chromosome 5, ASM1229523v2, whole genome shotgun sequence DNA segment encodes these proteins:
- the LOC140976952 gene encoding rhomboid-like protein 19, with product MSSAQLSGGSMFTGFTRLCKGMAAVLIGGHIVVQILPSVVSYLALIPAKTIPFAWNLITAGYIEQSIYGVVISTISLLFIGKLLEPLWGSREFLKFIFVVNFLTSVCVFITAISLYYITREESYLYMPISGFQGVLSGFLVGIKQIVPDQELSWLKLKAKWLPSLALLVAVIVSFFTVESASYLPTLIFGTYIGWIYLRYWQSNTEMKRRGDSSDDFAFSTFFPEFLRPAINPVAAIFERMLCGRRSETSEESRGYTLGSLPGSDPIEASRRRERGARALEERLASEMAAAGRTEGKQNDDATENV from the exons ATGAGCTCTGCACAGCTTTCAGGG GGTTCGATGTTCACTGGATTTACGAGGCTCTGCAAAGGGATGGCGGCAGTGCTGATCGGCGGCCACATTGTTGTTCAGATTTTGCCCTCTGTTGTTTCTTATCTTGCTCTTATTCCCGCGAA GACCATTCCTTTTGCTTGGAATCTCATTACCGCTGGTTATATTGAGCAATCAATATATGGA GTAGTCATCAGCACCATTAGTCTTCTTTTCATCGGAAAGCTACTTGAACCTTTATGGGGTTCTAGAGAATTTTTAAAGTTCATTTTTGTTGTTAACTTTCTCACATCAGTCTGCGTTTTCATCACGGCTATTTCCCTGTACTACATTACAAGGGAGGAAAGTTACCT CTATATGCCTATTTCTGGTTTCCAAGGGGTTCTTTCTGGGTTCTTAGTTGGCATCAAGCAAATAGTACCCGATCAAGAGCTATCTTGGTTGAAGTTAAAAGCAAAA TGGTTACCTTCTCTAGCATTGTTGGTGGCTGTTATTGTAAGCTTTTTTACAGTGGAGTCTGCCTCATATCTTCCTACCTTAATATTTGGCACCTACATAGGTTGGATTTACCTCAGATACTGGCAGAGTAATACAGAGATGAAACGAAGAGGTGACTCAAGTGATGATTTTGCGTTTTCTACCTTCTTTCCTGAATTTTTAAG ACCTGCCATCAATCCCGTTGCTGCAATTTTCGAACGGATGCTTTGTGGAAGAAGATCTGAAACCTCTGAAGAGTCCAGGGGCTACACTTTAGGCTCATTGCCTGGTTCAGATCCTATCGAAGCATCTAGGAGGAG GGAAAGAGGTGCACGCGCGCTGGAAGAACGATTGGCATCAGAGATGGCTGCAGCCGGAAGGACAGAGGGGAAACAAAACGATGATGCGACGGAAAACGTTTAA